The Platichthys flesus chromosome 18, fPlaFle2.1, whole genome shotgun sequence genome includes a window with the following:
- the LOC133973221 gene encoding uncharacterized protein LOC133973221, producing MAPLLFLLILLPTIDASQERLHLFHTRGDEAVLPCNIVSSSTRCSMVTWMFNRAQKENTVTLHDGFDSIPGLSVGSNCSLLITNVSDEDAGRYFCELKSSRHQKALPVILTVFTVSWLPADPVGGLVIECALERPFLFSSCVEKRFRWLDKGTGAVLSGEDVSFNNTRDRCVSSLHVDRRHNRSYTCQYVDGFMQVKIQADYTPAAEDSSGCSCSSESSESSDLSGSSGWSPLSYVMLTVRVAGLILLITITALMIRDRGN from the exons ATGGCTCCacttctgtttctcctcattttGTTGCCTACAATTGACG cttcacaggaGAGATTACATCTCTTCCACACGCGTGGCGATGAAGCTGTTCTGCCCTGTAACATCGTATCTTCATCTACGAGGTGCTCCATGGTTACGTGGATGTTCAACCGGGCTCAGAAGGAGAACACTGTTACTCTGCACGATGGCTTTGACAGTATCCCGGGTCTGAGTGTGGGCAGTAACTGTTCTCTGCTCATCACCAACGTCAGTGATGAAGATGCTGGTCGGTACTTCTGTGAGCTGAAGAGCAGTCGTCATCAAAAAGCCTTACCTGTGATTCTCACCGTCTTCACCG TCTCTTGGCTCCCAGCAGACCCAGTCGGGGGCCTGGTGATAGAGTGCGCTCTGGAAAGACCCTTTTTGTTCAGCTCCTGTGTGGAAAAAAGGTTCCGTTGGCTGGATAAAGGGACAGGAGCTGTGCTTTCAGGGGAAGACGTCTCGTTCAACAATACAAGGGACAgatgtgtctcctctctccatgTGGACAGGCGCCACAACAGGAGTTATACCTGCCAGTATGTTGATGGGTTCATGCAGGTGAAGATACAGGCCGACTACACACCGGCTGCCGAAG ATTCCTCCGGCTGCTCCTGTTCCTCAGAGTCCTCAGAGTCCTCAGATCTCTCAGGTTCCTCAGGCTGGTCTCCTCTGAGCTACGTGATGTTGACTGTGCGTGTTGCAGGACTGATCCTCTTGATCACAATCACTGCTCTTATGATCAGAGACAGAG gAAACTAA